DNA from Malus sylvestris chromosome 11, drMalSylv7.2, whole genome shotgun sequence:
CTTTATAGAACGAGTGGTTCTCATGTGTTGTAGATTTGTAACGCGCTTTTATTTCTACAGAAGTCATGACCTTTTAAGTCCACACGCGGTGAAGACCAGATTCTTCTGCGTCTTTGGTTGGTTGTTGTGATACATTCTCTCAACTGTGTCACAAAATTTCCATTTGCAAAGAAGAGATCGATCATGGCGCTTGCGTTGGTAGGTGGAGCCGCTCTCTCGGGTTTCTTCCAGCAAGTATTTGTGAAGTTGGATTCTCAGGAGGTCAAGAACTTCATCAGAGGAAAGAAACTGACTGATGGGTTGCTGAAGAAGTTGAGGATCGAGTTGATGTCTGTCAATGCAGTTTATGATGATGCCGAGCAAAAGCAATTACGTAACCCACATGTGAGGCTGTGGCTGCACGAGCTTAAAGGGGCAGTCCTTGATGCTGAGGACCTACTGGACGAGATCAAGACAGAAGTGTTAAGGCGGAAAATTGAAGCTGAATTTGGAAGTAGCACAAGCAAGGTACAAGACCTCATCTCTGCTTCTTTGCATGCTTTTGATGAGTCTGTAGACACCAAGATAGGGGAAATTCTTGAGACGCTAAGCTTCATTTCAAAACAAAAAGATGCCTTTGGTTTGAAAGAACGCTGTAGTCGCAGAATCTCACAAACATTGCCTTCAACTTCTTTGGTAGAAGGCTCTGATGTATATGGAAGAGATCATGAGAAGGAAACCATCAGTCAATTGTTGCTATCAGATGATGTTACTTGTAATAAGATTGGCGTCATTCCCATCGTGGGCATGGGTGGGATCGGAAAGACCACCCTTGCTCAGCTCTTATACAATGATGATAGAGTGAAGCAGCAATTTGAGCTCCAGGCATGGGTTTGTGTTTCTGATGAATTTGACGTTGTTAAGATCACACAAACAATTTATGCATCAGTCACTAAACAAACCTCTGATACCACAGACCTAAACCAGCTTCAAGTCAAACTCAAAGATGCTTTGGCGGGGAAGaagtttctttttgttcttgatGATGTTTGGAACGAGAATTACAATATTTGGTGTTCCTTGAAACGCCCCTTCGAGTCTGGAGCTCATGGAAGTAAGATCATTGTCACCGCAAGGAATGGTGGTGTTGCATCTACGATGGGTACTCTTCAAACCCACTATTTAGAGCACTTACTTGAGGAAGACTGTTGGTCTTTATTTGCAAAACATGCCTTCAAAGATGCAAGTGTTATTGTAGATCCAAATCTGGAGGTAATTGGAAGACAAATTGTTAGCAAGTGTAAAGGCCTTCCTTTAGCTGCAAAATCTCTCGGTGGTCTCTTACGCTCTGAACCAAATGTGGAGGAATGGGAAAATGTGCTAAAAAGTGACATATGGGAGTTGTCAGATGAGAAGATTGAAATTCTGCCGGCTCTATGGCTAAGCTACCAGTACTTGTCCCCAGTGCTGAAGCGTTGTTTTGCTTATTGTTCGATATTTCCCAAAGATTATGAATTTGACAAGTCTGAATTAATTTTGTTGTGGATGGCCGAAGATCTTTTGCAACCCCAAAAGAAGACTAGGTTGGAAGATGTTGGAAAGAAATACTTTGATGATCTAATCTCACGGTCATTTTTTCAATACTCatcttcaaatgattgtttCATCATGCATGATCTGATGCATGATTTGGCGACTTACGTATGTGGGGAATTCTGCATTAGATTGGAAGACCACGACTTCTCATTGGATGTTGTGAGCAAGGGTCGTCATTTTTCTTATATGCAATATTCATCTAATGTTGATTATGAGAGATTTGACACTATTTATGAAGCTAAGTATCTGCGCACCTTCATTCTTGGCGATCTCTATTCATTGCCGACAGTACGAGTTGATCTCCTTATAGTGCTACAGTGTTTAAGAGTTCTCAAACTCGGAGGGGATGATATCAGCAAGTTGCCTGATTCAATTAGCAACTTGAAGCATCTACGGTACCTAGACTTGTGTAACACTCCAATCCAGAAATTACCGGACACGGTATGCAGTTTGTGTAATTTACAAACGttgttgttgtcaaattgtacaTTTCTAGCTGAGTTGCCCACCGATTTGAGAAGACTTATCAACTTGCGCCATCTTGATTTCAGAGGtacgaaaataaaaaagatgccCCCCCACATGGGCAAGTTGAAAGATCTCCAAACATTTGGAGGTGAGTTTGTCTTGAGCAAAGATGCTGGGGGATACATTGATGAGTTAAAGGGGTTTCAGCATTTGAGTGGAAATCTTCATATTTCAGGGCTTCAAAATATCACACGTGCTGAGGATGCTTTGGAGGCCAAACTGAGGGACAAGAAGCTCAGTGAAATACATTTGAAATGGGAAGGTGACACTGCTGATTCTCAAAACGATTGCCGAGTGCTGGGCAACCTGCAGCCCGATACAAACCTAAAAGTACTGGTTATAGAAGGATACGGAGGTACAAAGTTTCCAGGTTGGTTAGGAGAtgagtctttctctaatctcaTCACTCTCCGACTTGAGACTTGTGGATATTGTTTCTTCCTGCCAGCATTGGGGCAGCTACCATCCCTCAAAAGGCTTGAAATTTATGGGTTGAATGGAGTGGAATCAGTGGGGTCTGAGTTTTATGGGGGAATTAATACTGCATTTAAATCTCTGGAGTTTCTGAGTTTCCACAGTATGCGGGAATGGCAAGAGTGGTGTTTCCATGGAGGTGAAGAAGAAGGCGGACATTTTCCTAATCTTTGCGAGCTTCGTCTGCATTGGTGTCCCAAACTAACGGGGAAAATACCGTTAGACTACTTCCCAAGACTTGAGCTGCTAAGTTTGCAGGAAGTTAATATCGAATCCCTTGCTTGCTCTCAAGAATGCAATAAATTCAATATTGAACTCCCATCCCTCCGTGTGTTGGAAATATCAAATTGCCCGAATCTAGTATGTTTTGTGGGTGGTGGAGTGTTGCTTGCGCCCAACTTGAAGGAGATATATATGTGCCGTTTTAAAAACTTGTGGTCAATGCCAGAAGATATGCAAATCTTGCTCCCATCTCTTCCATCTCTGTCCATAGAAGGGTGTAAAGAATTTAAATCATTTCCGGAAGAATCTAAATTCCCATCCCTCAAAGATTTGAAGATAATGAATTGCCCAGAATTCAGGTCACTGCCAGAGGAGATGCACGCCTCTCTCCCGTCTCTTCAGTCTCTGTCCATAAAATGGTGTAAAGAATTTAAATCATTTCCGGAAGAATCTAAATTCCCATCCCTCGATTATTTGGAGATAATGGAGTGCCCAGAATTCAGGTCACTGCCAGAGGAGATGCACGCCTCTCTCCCGTCTCTTCAGTCTCTGTCCATACACGGGAGTAAAGAATTTAAATCATTTCCGGAAGAATCTAAATTCCCATCCCTCGATTATTTGGAGATAATGGAGTGCCCAGAATTTGTGGGTTTCCCCCATGGAGGAGGACTGCAAGCGCCCAACTTGAAGAAGATGGAAATCAATGGATGTAACAAATTCAGGTCACTGCCAGAGGAGATGCACGCCTCTCTCTCGTCTCTTCAGTTTCTGTCCATAGAAGGGTGTAAAGAATTTAAATCATTTCCGGAAGAATCTAAATTCCCATCCCTCAAAGATTTGAAGATAATGAATTGCCCAGAATTCAGGTCACTGCCAGAGGAGATGCACGCCTCTCTCCCGTCTCTTCAGTCTCTGTCCATAAAAGGGTGTAAAGAATTTAAATCATTTCCGGAAGAATCTAAATTCCCATCCCTCGATTATTTGGAGATAATGGAGTGCCCAGAATTCAGGTCACTGCCAGAGGAGATGCACGCCTCTCTCCCGTCTCTTCAGTCTCTGTTCATAAAAGGGAGTAAAGAATTTAAATCATTTCCGGAAGAATCTAAATTCCCATCCCTCAAAGATTTGAAGATATGGGAGTGCCCAGAATTCAGGTCACTGCCAGAGGAGATGCACGCCTCTCTCCCGTCTCTTCAGTCTCTGTTCATAAAAGGGAGTAAAGAATTTAAATCATTTCCGGAAGAATCTAAATTCCCATCCCTCAAAGATTTGAAGATATGGGATTGCCCAGAATTCAGGTCACTGCCAGAGGAGATGCACGCCTCTCTCTCGTCTCTTCAGTATCTGTCCATAGAATGGTGTAAAGAATTTAAATCATTTCCGGAAGAATCTAAATTCCCATCTCTCTCGTCTTTGTGTATAAGGTATTGTCCAGAATTGGAATCATTTCCGGAAGGGGGATTGTCTAAATTGCGTTCACTCGAAATCGTGGGATGTAAAAAACTGATGGCAAACCGTATGCGGTGGGGTCTACAAACATTCACCTCTCTCGAAAGCTTGCATGTCGGCTTCTCAGgatgtgaagaagaagaaattggcGAATCATTTCCAGAAGAGGGGCTGCTGCCAACCACTCTCACTTCTCTCAAAATCTTCCACCATCCGAATCTGAAAACAATTGACGGCAAGGAGTTAAGACACCTCATCTCTCTCGTGATGTTGAAGATTTGGTTTTGTCCTCGACTCCAGAGCTTGCCAGATGAAGGGCTACCCACTTCTCTTTTTGTTCTAGATATCCGCCAGTGTGATTTGCTAACACAACGGTGCCAGAGAGACACGGGAGAAGACTGGGCCAAGATTTCTCACATCCCCAACGTAGTGATTGATTACGAAGAGATATGATTTGCAATGGTACGTAATTCATCAACGTGCGTTTATGTGTTTATATACGATCTGGCTGTGTaaattttaaatcataaatATGTTTCAAATGTTAATGTTCACATAATAACAAATTTTACAGGTACTCTTGTCCCATATAAACTTGAAAGTATTTGCGATAGAAAGATACGGAGCTACAAAAATTCCAAATCGGTTAGGAGATGACTTGTTCGTTCTCTCATCTTGTTACTCTTCGACTTGTGGATTGTGAACATTGTTTTTCAATGCCAGCATTGGCACAGCTACCATCTCTCAGAAGGCTTGAAACTGATGGGTTAAATGGAGTGGAATTGTTCCTCTTTTCTTATTGTGTCTTACGGTGGTTCTATTATACGACAGTTTTTGAGCTCTAGTTTTCGAATTTCCTTTTTCAAGTTTGTTTCCAAATTATGTCTATTGAGAGGTAGATTTTGGTACTTTGTGGGAATTCAAATGTTTGGTTTGTAAAATATGGAGGATGATTTCGTTTCTGTTGGACTGTGAATCTATGATCATGCTTGAATGTTGTAAGACCAGAGTATCGAAAACCTCTGTTGTTAACTAATCTATCTCAAGCGGTCTAAATTCGATTTGTTTAATTAGTATTGCAAGATGATCTTATCTACTAATCATGTCTTATCAAATGATTACCATTTCATCATGCCCTTAGGGATGCATAGAGCTTCAAAAGTTTTCAAGTTGCTTCGCATGTGTAGGTTTGAAGTCGTGCAATGATATGTAAGCAAAACTTATGAACAAACAAAAGTAAACAACTCTTATACATAAATGTTGGCGGCCAGAAAATCTCAGTAGTACCAGAGAAGATAAGCTTGTAATAAATTTCTAATTCTCAAAACAGAGGAAACAAGAGAAAGAAGATCTATACGAGTCCATCAATACCAGCAATTTTCCCTGTTTGATGCCTCTGTGGGTAGATGATATTTGGGAATCGAAATCTGAAACCAGTACAAGAGGAAGGAGATCAGCTTCTCATAACAGTAACTGCACGTAGGTGATCCAGAAGTTATTGCTTCAGCATGATTCAGGGGCATCCTCGTTCAATCAATTTCTCTGTTGTTCAACTTTGCAAGCCATTCTGCAATAACATCCTGCAATGTTCTCCCCAATTGTGCAATACACTTCTCAGTGATAACTTGTTCATGTCGATTGTTTTCATGAGCTGAGATTGGTTTAAAAGTCTCGCGACAGCACACACGGTGAGAATCACTTTGTGAAACCCTTTGCGCATGCCAATATGTACTGCAAAATGCCTTATCACATCCTAAACAGTGTTGAGGTACACTGTTATTGGTGCGTGAAGGCATCATTCCTCCGCATGCTTGACATTGCAGATGGATAGTGGTTTGATTGCAGCGGAACCCACCATATTCAGTACCACATTGAGGGCATGGATTTGATGGATTATCAGCTTCTTCATCCACCTGGGAGCAAGCCCTTTTTCCGCGAAGATGTTTTCCAGAGTTTACGACAAGATTAGATTGTATTGTTGCATAAGAATCTAAAATTGCCACTTCATCATTGGTGCGTTTTAGTGAATAATCAACTTTTACTATTTCATCCGCAACGTTAAGCAAGAAGTGATTTCTTCCAACAACTGTACAATAGCTCGACAATGGGGACAGAGTACACTTGAACGTTTCTCCAGTGATCTCTTTAACCACTCTGCGAAGCACCCGTTACAGAAATTATGGAAGCAAGGAGCAACGGTAACTACATCATGCCATATGTTCAAGTAAATGCAGCATATTGTATGCTCGGCATCCATAGAAATCTTTAACTTCTTCTGACAACTTTCAGGACCAGGCAATACGTTGAACTTGTAGCTTAAATACCCTTCCTTATCGGGACCTGAAGTAATTTCACTTCCGCATCGGATAACAATAGTGTCTTCAGCTTGGATTAAAGTCCTGTCAACAACTATCGCATCTgaacttttattttgtattgtggCAGAAGAGTGGTCTGAATTCCTTGTTatcttgcaccacttgcatttGCGAATAGAAGAGAACAAGATCTCTGAGCAAACTACAATCTCACATGAACTAATCTCAACATCCGGATATCTCGAGTCTGATGGAACGAGCTTGGCCCAGAATTCTTCACAGGGTTTTGTTCCCAAGCCCTCTGCAACTTCTGCCAACCCTTGAATATATTCACAAAGGACCCAGGAACCTTTAATTTAGATCTCAAAGATACGTAACCGGCCATTGTTATGTTcattaaaaaagaaacaaatactTATATATTCAACTATTTATGAGCAACAGAGCAATTTTAATTGCtaattataaaacaaaatcTTTACCacgaaaagaaaacagatttgcACTCAAACAAGACAGATTCATGAAATATGCTATGGTAACGCCCCAAACATTTCAACAGCGATAAACAGAACAACTTCATGTTTCAGACATCCGACAACTACATAAATTGGATCGTAAACATTCCAACTAAACGTAAAAGCTCTTAACTCAGAGCATAACCACATGCTAGCAAAATTCATGGAAGATAGTAAGTGCCAATTAACAAGAGAGTCAAAAAGGCTTGAGGAGAAGGGGTCCCCAGCAGCGGCATCATTTCTGGCCGGAAAAGGTTCATTCTAGTAATATAATTTATACCACAGAACACATACAAACGGATTTAAGGGGTTTTGTAATTCGTGGACGGGTGGAGACACAATTGTCACTCTAAAAGAGACACTTTCACTTGGGAAAACTGGAAACAATAGCCAAAATTTAACCCCTAATCATGGAAAATGAAAGAAAGTTTGCAACTTTAGCCAAAGTTTGATCCTTTAACCCCCTCCCAGTAACATTTGAACCAATTCGAGCAGTAATTAAACTCACAAATTCTAGAGAATGTTACAAGTGAACAAGATTTACCAAAATTTCCAGATTTGTACACAAAATATCCAGGCATAACAGGATCAACGAACGAAGACTCTGCAAGATCAATAGCGCGGGCAAGCGCAGCAGCTTTGTTCTCACACTTCCTCTGCTCATCAGCTGGATCGCTGTCAGCGACAATTCCTGCCCCGGCTTGGAGATGAGCAACCCACTCTCTGCGCTTGTTTGCATCCTTGTATGAATACATTGTATCATACCGAAAGCTAGTTGGGAAAACAATAGTTCTCAGAGCAAGGGCGATGTCCATGTTGCCAGAAAACGAAATTCCCCCAAAGCCACCACTATATGGACCACGTCTAATCACTTCCAGCTTATCGATCAGCTCCATGGCTTTCACCTGC
Protein-coding regions in this window:
- the LOC126589050 gene encoding putative disease resistance RPP13-like protein 1 — encoded protein: MMAGPKPSNPATQNRPKSLQWHKERSSFLAPVPNFFDSEIAPQESSHTKSNCVHSMLSNDVSQPEGQNSIPFAKKRSIMALAVVGGAALSGFFQQVFVKLDSQEVKNFIRGKKLTDGLLKKLRIELMSVNAVYDDAEQKQLRNPHVRLWLHELKGAVLDAEDLLDEIKTEVLRRKIEAEFGSSTSKVQDLISASLHAFDESVDTKIGEILETLSFISKQKDAFGLKERCSRRISQTLPSTSLVEGSDVYGRDHEKETISQLLLSDDVTCNKIGVIPIVGMGGIGKTTLAQLLYNDDRVKQQFELQAWVCVSDEFDVVKITQTIYASVTKQTSDTTDLNQLQVKLKDALAGKKFLFVLDDVWNENYNIWCSLKRPFESGAHGSKIIVTARNGGVASTMGTLQTHYLEHLLEEDCWSLFAKHAFKDASVIVDPNLEVIGRQIVSKCKGLPLAAKSLGGLLRSEPNVEEWENVLKSDIWELSDEKIEILPALWLSYQYLSPVLKRCFAYCSIFPKDYEFDKSELILLWMAEDLLQPQKKTRLEDVGKKYFDDLISRSFFQYSSSNDCFIMHDLMHDLATYVCGEFCIRLEDHDFSLDVVSKGRHFSYMQYSSNVDYERFDTIYEAKYLRTFILGDLYSLPTVRVDLLIVLQCLRVLKLGGDDISKLPDSISNLKHLRYLDLCNTPIQKLPDTVCSLCNLQTLLLSNCTFLAELPTDLRRLINLRHLDFRGTKIKKMPPHMGKLKDLQTFGGEFVLSKDAGGYIDELKGFQHLSGNLHISGLQNITRAEDALEAKLRDKKLSEIHLKWEGDTADSQNDCRVLGNLQPDTNLKVLVIEGYGGTKFPGWLGDESFSNLITLRLETCGYCFFLPALGQLPSLKRLEIYGLNGVESVGSEFYGGINTAFKSLEFLSFHSMREWQEWCFHGGEEEGGHFPNLCELRLHWCPKLTGKIPLDYFPRLELLSLQEVNIESLACSQECNKFNIELPSLRVLEISNCPNLVCFVGGGVLLAPNLKEIYMCRFKNLWSMPEDMQILLPSLPSLSIEGCKEFKSFPEESKFPSLKDLKIMNCPEFRSLPEEMHASLPSLQSLSIKWCKEFKSFPEESKFPSLDYLEIMECPEFRSLPEEMHASLPSLQSLSIHGSKEFKSFPEESKFPSLDYLEIMECPEFVGFPHGGGLQAPNLKKMEINGCNKFRSLPEEMHASLSSLQFLSIEGCKEFKSFPEESKFPSLKDLKIMNCPEFRSLPEEMHASLPSLQSLFIKGSKEFKSFPEESKFPSLKDLKIWECPEFRSLPEEMHASLPSLPSLQSLSIKGCKEFKSFPEESKFPSLVGLKIKKCPEFVGFPHGGLQAPNLKMMEIYECNKFGSLPEEMHASLPSLQFLSIEGCKEFKSFPEESKFPSLYDLKIMACPEFVGFLYGGGLQAPNLKKMEIKGCNKFRSLPEEMHASLPSLQSLSILGSKEFKSFPEESKFPSLNNLYIMNCPEFRSLPEEMHASLPSLQSLSIEGCKEFKFPSLNHLCIMNCPEFRSLPEEMHACLPSLQSLYIQGSKEFKSFPEESKFPSLSYLNIWYCPELESFPEGGLPSKLLSLRIGSCKKLMANRMRWGLQTLTSLERLDVSFSECEEEEIGESFPEEGQLPTTLTSLGIFQHPNLKTIDGKALRHLISLKELNIFFCPRLQSLPDEGLPTSLSGLEIRECDLLTQRCRRDTGEDWAKISHIPKVVIDNRKI